One Amblyomma americanum isolate KBUSLIRL-KWMA chromosome 8, ASM5285725v1, whole genome shotgun sequence DNA window includes the following coding sequences:
- the LOC144100595 gene encoding uncharacterized protein LOC144100595: MTEVERSLLQSGSEMSQLVSGYGERRTEEEDSYPDEALPPICCCIVILFVIMIILLLLLSGYYSGEHGDETQTAKATYRVPAPGGGPPPAAETQTTSGGEPLT, encoded by the exons ATGACGGAAG TCGAGCGAAGCCTGCTGCAGAGCGGCAGCGAGATGAGTCAATTGGTCTCCGGTTATGG gGAGCGCAGAACTGAGGAAGAGGACAGCTATCCGGACGAGGCCCTTCCTCCTATCTGCTGTTGCATCGTGATCCTGTTTGTGATCATGATCATTCTTCTTCTCTTGCTCTCCGGTTACTACAGTG GTGAACATGGTGACGAAACGC AAACGGCGAAAGCCACTTACAGGGTTCCTGCGCCAGGCGGAGGAC CACCACCGGCTGCTGAAACACAGACCACATCTGGAGGTGAGCCCTTAACCTAA